DNA from Larimichthys crocea isolate SSNF chromosome XIII, L_crocea_2.0, whole genome shotgun sequence:
TACACTGTGCGATCCTTCGGTATCCGCAGGAATGAAAAGATTGCTGTCCACTGCACCGTCCGTGGAGCCAAAGCAGAGGAGATCCTGGAGAAAGGACTCAAGGTAAGAAAGTCACGATGATCCTCCAGGTTTCTCTTCTTAGGTTGGCGTTTGTTTGGCGTGTAACTCTttaatttaaatagttttaatgtgttatattttcactgtgtttgctTCCAGGTGCGTGAGTACGAGTTGAGAAAGAACAACTTCTCTGATACCGGAAACTTCGGCTTCGGTATCCAGGAGCACATCGATCTGGGCATCAAGTACGACCCCAGCATCGGCATCTACGGACTGGACTTCTACGTGGTGAGTGGTTTAAGAGACGTTTTAAAATGTAAGCAGGGTGGAGGTGACGGAGTTGGAGATGTATAAGTGGAAAATCTACAAATATTTGAGGTTTTTAGTAAAATTCAGGCTCTGTTCCGTCAAAAAGGCGTCCGCTGTCTTGAGGCTGTGCGACCTGAacagtttaaagtgtttaaGTTTACAGATACGACAGTTTAGTGCTTCACTTCTTCctcagcagctgttttgttgGCTGAATGTTTGACGTCTTTGGTTATGTCACATGTTTATGCAGCCTGATCTGATTGGACACATTTGATACCTGAGTCTGTCAAACCATCAGCgttaaagtcacatttttagttacttgatttaaaaactgacatttaaagttaatCACATGTGAAGAGATGCtgctttttctattttatatgCTGTAAATTTAACGTTATTTGACTTCAGGCCTTTAAATATTATAGAATTATCCAACACGGATGTTTcaggagtgtttgtgttgaagtgTTTTCTGACCCGCTCCGTCTCCGTCCTCTTTTGTGCGTTCAGGTTCTGGGCAGACCCGGCTTCAGCATCGCCGACAAGAAGCGGAAAACGGGCCGCATCGGCTTCAGACACCGCATCCGCAAAGAGGAGGCCATGCGCTGGTTCCAGCAGAAAGTGAGTGTTGCACAttcctggaaaacctggaaagTGCTGGAAGAGCTTTCCaggctttttatgttttaaagttcACATTGGATCATTTTAAGAGACGGAAAGTAGTTTGACTGAGAAgtctgagctgcagctgaagaaaCCCTGAACTTTAGTTGcattaaacttttaaatttgaatcaaattaaaaccaTAAATTTGGCTCCATAATGGCGCAAACGATGTAATCCTTTTTAATTAGCAGACATGTTTACCTCTCTCCTGTGGTCTTGTAATATTTGCAGCTGAAAAGTTTATTTCGTGATTAAACGCAGCCTGCAGGTTGTTTCATGttctgtgatttttaaaatctaataTTTGTCTCGTTTCTCTTCAGTATGACGGTATCATCCTCCCCGGCAAGTAAAGGACCACCTTTTGATCTTGtttgtaacaaataaaatcgaaaaaaaaaaccttgtgctgttttttttatttctttctttagtgTGCAAGTTTATTTTGGAGTCTCGTGTCTGGTTGGTTTAAAGTCAGTTTGATTTGTTGCTTGTAGGATGAGTTTCAGCCACACGTGGGCAGCAGCGTTGACATGCTCGTGTTTCAGACGAGCTCtctgacataataataataataataataataataataataataataataataataataataataataaaagttcaATTATCTGAGAAACTTTCAATCTTCAAATCTGGAACAAGAACTGACAAAACTGCAAGATGTTTCCAAACTTGACCTCTGGCAAGTAACTTTCACATCTAGTCATAATTTATTGGGGTATAAATGTTTAACGCTTCATACTAGAACTACAGAGAAGTACTGTGTCTTTAAAACTTTACTGTATTTAATGGGTATATGTTGCAGTTTTCATTTGACACTTTAatttactgttattttatttaactatCCACAACATTATGTGTAGACTGCTACATTAAAATTCCTTATTGTATCTATCTTGTATCTGTTCTCACTTAAAATATTCAATGCAGGACTTGATCTGTCATTAAGAGAAACActtattcaaatattaaaacctTAACTCAGACTAATCACGTGAAATGAGAGGCAGAGTCGATGTTTTGATGTTGGCTTTTATTCAGTGAAACCCCGCAGAAAACACCAGCACACTCATCCAGTGtcaagaagggggggggggctataATCCAGAAGGGCGTTCAGCCAATCGAATGAGCCAGATTATTCAGATCATAACAATATTTCTCGTTAATCTCAATCtgcgctgcagctgctggaggctcACCGGTTCCTCAGTTTGAAGTTCATCTTAGTTTCGGTAAAAATTCGTCgtcagaggagaaaaaatgttaaaaacacacaaacgctgGTGAGATCAAAGtcacacttttatatttttttaaatttatttttctggtttcttcagAAAGTTACATTGTGGTGTTGAAATTAAGACActttttttcaggattttttttttatttttatgcattttttaaaatatattttttctttatatctTCATGGTTTGTCCAGTGGgttaaatctttaaaattaattaaattcacaatttttatgtccttttttttctgaattttatctatttttttctgaatttttcaaaaaaatattttttaatcttcttgGTTTCTTCGTTAAGTTAAATTGTGGTGTTTAAACCAgagacattttttaataaatttatttattttgaaaagatttttattcattttttttcttaagtacattttttttttttgtatttcctgttAAAATCTCACCTTTGTTGTGGCGTTCACACTTCCTTCCTCTGGTGTTCACATCTTAAATACTTCCTCTCTGTTGCACTTATAAAATCTTTATTATCAAGCACTACGTCTACGTTTCATCTTGTCACAGTCGAGCTACTCTACTTCTGACAGACATCCGTTAAATAATTAAACTCTGGGTTGTTTAATAAACGCCTTTTCTCGACCATCGtgagaaatatttcacatttgctgatgttgatttttgctttttgttttttagagttGACTCGTTTCCTGTTGCGGccggccacacacacacacacacacacacacacacacacacacacacacacacacacacacacacgttttcacAGTTGGACGTCACACACTCTGCATAGATACATCTTTGTACACAAACTGCCGGTGGATTCACAGCCACTGTTCCCGTCTTTTCCATCCTTCGTCACCCTCCTCCATCAACCCATCTACCTCCACCTGATCCACACTATTActcatccctcatccctcatccacctttttccttctctgtttcCGTCAGTGTAAAACCTCCTGAGATCACTTTGGATCATGCAAGctctttaatttctttcaaTACCAGCACATACGTGAGCTTTTCATGGGCCTGTATCTGGCTGTATGTTAAATTCATTGTATATAATTGTAATAACAGAGGTCAGgcgtaaataaatatattttttaacccTAAAATCACCTTCACCTGtctaaatattttacaaaatttCTTGAAATTCTTCATTACAAAGTTACAAagttataaaatatgtttatatattttgaacATTACCTGGTTTTCTACTGTCTATGTACAGactgaaataaattaaactttaaatagaTGAATTGTTCCTCagatatttacataaaacagaGCGGACATGATCCAGATGTTCTCCTGAGGTTAAACCATCCCTCTTCTCTTCTAGTCTCTCTTCGTCGTCTCTTTATGCCGTGATGGTTTGTGATGGAGCCACGCTGCTCTCTCTGCTTCggttcttctgctgctgctcttcgtGGGCCGGGGTGTTTCGGTGCTGCTGCCGACGCGGTGCGTGGCGTGGCGGCAGGGTCAAGGTGCAGCAGGACACTCCCACAGTGGGTTCGGGTAGATCTTCTGCCATAGACCAGCTGTCTGTGGCTGGGTCGTACTTCTGGACGGCCGCCTTGTAGCGCTTCTCTGCCTCGTTCCAGCCTCCGAGCAGGTACAGCTTCTCGGCCAGCGGGGACAGGCCAGCGGTGCTCACGCCAAGACGAAGAGGGGCGGCACGGCTCCAGGTGCTGCTCTCCGGGGAGAAGACCTCCACAGAGAGAACATCCACCCGCTCACCGCCGGGTCCCAgctggcttcctcccacaacaTACACCTTCCCTCCAAGGGTGGCAGAGCAGTGCCAGCCGCGAGGCGTCTCCATGGAGGCCTTCTCGATCCAGGTGTCGGTGTCCACTTTGTAGCATGCCACAGAGCGGGAGTAGGCGCAATTGATGTACCCACCGGTCACCAGGATGTCTCCGGAGGGCAGGGTGGCGCTGGAGTGGCAACAGCGGGGCACCTCCATGGGTGCACGCATCTGCCAGGTGTTGGAGGACGGCAGGTAGCTCTCAGTGGTGGCCAGAAGACCCTCAACGTTGCGGCCGCCAATGGCAAACAGACGACCGCCGCTGGCTGCCAGAGAGAAGTGGGTGCGGCGTTGACGCATGCTGGCCAGGTGGAGCCAGGTGTTGAAGCGAGGGTCGTATCTGGAGGAAACAAGGGCAGAGGGGAGTTATGTTTAGAGGTCTGCAAGTGACGACGGGTTAACAGTGTCCTGCAAGAAGGTTAAGGTGTTCTCGTACCTGCTGAGGGTGCTGACGGCGTGCTTGGCCTGGTTACGGGCGTCATTCTGGTCCTCTCCTCCAGCCACGTACAGGAAGCCATCCATCACAGCCACGCACTGGTTGAAGCTCTTTGCCGGCAGCTGGGTGAGGTGACGCCAACTGGCTCCACCTTCACGAGGGTCCCTCCACAGCACCTGGACACCAAGATCAAAGGTCAGCAAGGGTTTTTTTCTTACGTGTTCATTTTAAGGTAGtaagacacaaacaaagcacCGACCTCGCGGCTGAGAGCTCTCTCTGTGAGCGATGGACGACCGCCAATGGTGAGCAGAGTCTGCTGACTGGCGCGGACCTGTGTGCGGCGGGACTGCAGGGTGTTCTGCTGGTAGGGCAGCAGGTGGTAGTTCATGGCGTCCACCAGCAGACGGTGACACTGAGGGTCCATCATCATGCGGGGGACGGGCTGGATCTGACTCACCAGCTCGCTGGCTGGGATCGTCTCAAAGCGGATGTGAGACAGGAGCTCGGCGGCATGAGTTTGACGGGTGGAGTCGAAGTCGAGCCACTTCATGGCCAGCTGGAGAGAAACGTTTACAGGGAATAAGACAAAAATGCAACATGTAATGTTACAAAAAGTGCTTCAGCTAAAGACTTGCATATAGTGCAGATTATAAATACATCAGCACTCCTCAGCTGCTCATCTATTTAGGTCTCTAATGGAGTTGTATATTAATAAACGTCTTGCATACAGTGAGTTATACTTGGCTGGTTTCTGTTCACATGAGACTGGCCTTGATTCACGGATCTCTGTTCGGCTCTAAGCAGCTGGTCGGGGGTCTGTTTTTAGGTCTGGTTGAAAATAGTGGGGAGGTCCAGAAGGTCAACGAGTTAATACTGGAAGTGGCAGTGGTCGCCTCCTAGAAGACCTGGTGTTTCTCCTCAGTTTGGATATCAGATGTTCTCATCAGAGTTGCAaacaggtgaatggtgtctctctATGTTATGTGCTCTGGGTACGATCACTGTTTTCGCTCGATCTATTTCAACACGCAACTGTAACCACAAAATCGCACAAATTTCCACACAATGATTTCAGTTACAAATTTCAACCTCTAAAGtcagtttgacctctgacctggaaGGCCGTGACCTCTGAAGGTAGCAGCAGCGAGTCGTCCTGCAGGAAGGCAGACATCTGCTCCAGGGTCAGTTGTGTGAACAGAGGCGTGTCAGCGAACTGCACAAAGTTCTCCAGGACGAAGCGGCGGGCGGCCTCGCACACGGGCAGCAGGCCGTAGGCGGCAGCAATGTTCCAGATGTAGACGCAGGTCTGAACGTTGAGCTCGGCCAGCAGGAAGTCCATGCACATCTTGAGGAGCTGAGGGATCTGCAGGGTGGCAGCGGCAGAGGCGGTGCAGCCGATGGTGTAGAGGGACATGTGGACGCGACCCAGGTAGGCGAAGGTGATCACATTGGCCAGTCCTGCAGACCAGACAAGAGTTTTGAGTCTTTAACATGGAAAACCAGTAACATGTATTTATACTGATGGACACACTGGCTCTCGACAACAAAGTAAATCTTATTCATACAATGTTGGAACTGGCAGATATACAGTCAGCTGGTGTACCTAGAGGTGAGAGGGAGGGGAGCTCCAGACGCTTCATGCTAGGATCTTTGGCCAGAATCTCTCTGAagtactgactgactgaggagATCACCAACTTGTGGACGTCAAAGGCTTTTGTCTTACAGGCCAACTCCAAATCAGTCAGGAACCTGACGAGAAGAGACGAGAAGAGGAGTGACAATGGATATTGTATGAGTATTGGGTTACCATGCCTTAAATAAGTATAAGTTTCTGAGGTAAGTATCTGAACTAACTTCTCCTGCCGCATCTTGCTGAGCTCCTCCAGCAAGGCGTTTCCGTGAAGGGGTCGTGTCAGCTCGCTGCCCAGGCCGAGGCCTCTCTCTCCAGGCTTGATGACCGGTGGAGGCAGTGGCAGGTTGAGGCTGTTCAGCTGAGCGATGTCCAGTGCTGCCATCTGCTCGATCTTCTTTACGCCagactccaccaccaccacaccatcaCCACGGCTTTCCACCTTTAATGGGATTTGGGTGGTCTCCATGACCTGAGCGATGGTATCCGCTGCAGGCTTCTTCTGACGGGAGGCCTTCTTCTTGGGGGCCATTTTTGACTGTTGAGGTGGTCTTTTGTAGGTTAGTGAGTTGACTTCTTGACAGACAGGGACACTGGTTCACTTGCTAAAAATCCAGCTGAGCAACGAAAATTAATGGACTTTCTTTATGAACAAGAAAATAGCCCTTTGTTTTTGGCAATGGACAGAGTTGGGATTTCGTTGGTGATTTCActttaacacaacacacagcacctgaaataaataaaagaaaagattatTGTATTGCTATTTGCACAGTCAAGTCTGTCCAAACCCTTTGATTGATCTAACACAATTAGACTATTTAGTGTATAGAAACCCAGCATATCAGAAATCAAAGCTTTTTGGGAGATTGtattgtgttgatttttttttacttccatgCTGCTGttaatttgcatttgtatttctgtACGTTGTAATTTGTAGACATAAAAGCTATTTATATGACTTTACTTGTAAAGTCAATCCatatgctgatgatgatgttctgTTCTGAGTCATTGAAATGCAGTTTGTTGCCGTCTATGACAGGTTTGGTAATGCTGTAAAGCAGTTTTGTGTAAACAACGTGAAGTAGACAATCAAATTGGTTGGTTGAGATTCGTCACTAAGATTGGATCACCTTTTATATAACGCTgtatgttattaatatttagaTAAATCCTTGTTGTTTCCCTGCCATCGTAATTACATCAAGATTGAATCAGGTTTAtgaacacttttctttttctacagtGGCAGAGGAGGTTGAGGTCAAATACTACACCAATCTATCTCTTCCTATTGTTGttgactttttaatttaatctgtgGTTTTAACAGAGACACCATGCTAACATAATGTGACTTTGACaatgataaaagaaaacacagtgtctACAGtaatgtcttaaaatgttt
Protein-coding regions in this window:
- the rpl11 gene encoding large ribosomal subunit protein uL5, with translation MLSVLQDQGEKKENPMRELRIRKLCLNICVGESGDRLTRAAKVLEQLTGQTPVFSKARYTVRSFGIRRNEKIAVHCTVRGAKAEEILEKGLKVREYELRKNNFSDTGNFGFGIQEHIDLGIKYDPSIGIYGLDFYVVLGRPGFSIADKKRKTGRIGFRHRIRKEEAMRWFQQKYDGIILPGK
- the klhl43 gene encoding kelch-like protein 31 — translated: MAPKKKASRQKKPAADTIAQVMETTQIPLKVESRGDGVVVVESGVKKIEQMAALDIAQLNSLNLPLPPPVIKPGERGLGLGSELTRPLHGNALLEELSKMRQEKFLTDLELACKTKAFDVHKLVISSVSQYFREILAKDPSMKRLELPSLSPLGLANVITFAYLGRVHMSLYTIGCTASAAATLQIPQLLKMCMDFLLAELNVQTCVYIWNIAAAYGLLPVCEAARRFVLENFVQFADTPLFTQLTLEQMSAFLQDDSLLLPSEVTAFQLAMKWLDFDSTRQTHAAELLSHIRFETIPASELVSQIQPVPRMMMDPQCHRLLVDAMNYHLLPYQQNTLQSRRTQVRASQQTLLTIGGRPSLTERALSREVLWRDPREGGASWRHLTQLPAKSFNQCVAVMDGFLYVAGGEDQNDARNQAKHAVSTLSRYDPRFNTWLHLASMRQRRTHFSLAASGGRLFAIGGRNVEGLLATTESYLPSSNTWQMRAPMEVPRCCHSSATLPSGDILVTGGYINCAYSRSVACYKVDTDTWIEKASMETPRGWHCSATLGGKVYVVGGSQLGPGGERVDVLSVEVFSPESSTWSRAAPLRLGVSTAGLSPLAEKLYLLGGWNEAEKRYKAAVQKYDPATDSWSMAEDLPEPTVGVSCCTLTLPPRHAPRRQQHRNTPAHEEQQQKNRSRESSVAPSQTITA